In bacterium, the DNA window GCGTATAATAGGCTCAAGTTCCTTTGAAGCGCATCCGATAACATATTGTTTAATCCCGGTTTTTTCACATAAAATCAGGGCCGCCTTTAAGATTGCCGGCAGAAGCTTTTTAATTTCGTTTTCCCTGCTTCCCGGCAAAATACCTATAAGCTTCCGGTCCGGCCTGAAACCGAGGGCGTCAAAAAAATCTTCTTTTTTCATCCGCGTTTCCAGAACATCCACAAGCGGGTGGCCGACAAATTCAACATCCAAAGATGTTTTTTCGTAATATTTCTTCTCGAAAGGAAATATTACCATCAATTTATCCGCGATTTCGGCCATTTTAATGACCCTGTTCCGTTTCCATGCCCACACCTGCGGACTGATATAATAAAGGACTTTTATTCCCATCTTTTTTACAATTTTTGCCAACCGCATATTAAAACCCGGATAATCGACAAGTATAACCAGGTCCGGTTTATCAGCATGTATAATGCCGGCGATGGAGGAAAAAACTTTTCTAAAATACCCGAGGTGTTTCAGGACTTCAACAAAACCGATAACCGATACCGCCGTTAAATCATAATGAAGGGTCACCCCGTTTTTTTTCATCAGAGGCCCGCCGGCGCCGGCAAAAACCGCCGAGGGGTCTTTTTCCCTGATCTGCCTTACAAGATTTGACGCGTGAAGATCGCCGGAATGTTCTCCGGCAACTATAAAATATTTATTTCCCATATTGCCCTTTTTCTATCTGGTCGGCTATCTGGACAGCGACTTCAAGGGCTTTTGCGCCGTGTTCACCGCTTACAACAGGGTTTATCCTGTGTTTAACACAATTTATGAAAGATTCCAGCTCTGCTTTTAAAGGCTCTACCCGTTCGAAAGGAATCTCCTTTTTCGCTATTCTGAACATTTTTTTCTGATAAAGAACCCCTTGCTGTTTCTCATAATCGAGGGAAATATAAGTATTCGGCTGAAATATCCTGATTTTTCTGAGATTGCGAGGGGAAACCCTGCTGGTGGTCAAGTTAGCTATACACCCGTTTTCGAATTTTATCCTTGCATTGGCAATATCCGCCGTCTTATGTATTACTCCCACTCCGACAGCTTCTATCCGGTCAATAGGCCCGGGAACCATATTAAGTATTATATCTATATCGTGTATCATAAGGTCCAAAACAGCGCTTACGTCCGTGCCCCGGGGATTGTATTTGCACAATCTGTGCGCTTCTATAAACTTCGGCTCGGTCAGAATCTTCTGGAAACTCATTATTACGGGGTTGAACCGTTCAATATGCCCGACCTGAATTATACAGCCCTTTTTCGCCGCCCTCTCCAAAAGGTCGCGGGCCTGGCTTACTTCCGATGTAATCGGTTTTTCTATAAGAATATCTTTTCCGTATTCAAGAACCTCTTTCGCGACTCTATAATGAAGAGTTGTGGGAACCGCAATACTCAGCACATCAACTTCACCCAACAACTTTCTGTAATCCCTGTAAGCTTTGCATCTGTACTTCCGGGCTATCTCAAAGCCCTTTTTCTTGCTCGTATCGGCAATTCCGGTCAGCTCGACATCTTCCAGACCCGCATATATACGCGCATGATGCTGGCCCAGATGCCCGACACCTATTACACCGGCTCTTATTTTTTTATCGCTCATTGCCCAACCGCCTATAAAGCTTTCCGGCTGTCCACGCCCATTATTTTAATGTTATTCTTTTCGGCCATCTCTATTACTTTTTCCTTATCAAAAAAGACCGTTTTCCCCGCTTCCAGAGCTATCACATGGACACCGGCCGAAATCGCGTTTTTGACGGTTTCCAAACCGATGACAGGAACATCGAACCGCATATCCTGCTGGGGTTTCGCAACCTTTACGACAACTGTTCCCGACCCGGCAATTTTTCCGCTTCTCTTTATTGTTTCATCAGTGCCGTCCATCGCCTCAACAGCAACTACAGACTTATTTTTTACAACCACGGTCTGCCCTATATCCAGGCCTGAAATTCCTTTGGCCATCCTGATGCCGAAATTTATATCCATCTTCTGGGCGCGGCTTAACGGCCTGCCTGTAATCAGACCTTCCGGGGCGATAAGCTCTTTAATAAACACCGTCGAGTCTTCCAGCGTTATCCCCTCTCTCTCCATCTCATCCGCTATGCTTTTCAAAACAGTGTCCGCTCTCCTGTCCTTAAGGCGGAAAATCAGCCTGATTAACCTGAAGTCCAGCCCTATAAAATTCCTCAATACTATTCTGGGATTTATCTGTCCTACCATAACCGCGGATTTTACCCCGCTCTTCTTGAAAATTTTTATCAGTTTCGAAAACTGGCCTACTTTAAGCCAATGGAATTCATCAACATATTTTGACAGTTCTTTCATTGTTTCGCCGTAGAAGCCCACGGCGACAATCTTTTTTACGCCTTCCGCCCTGGCCGCTTTCGCGAACTGGACAGGAAACGTATTATTTCCCGCTATCAAGCCTATTTTTTCTTTAACCACAATTTTACCCGTCCGATAAAAAAACACAAAATCCCAATATCTGAGGATTTACCCGGAATTTGCAAAATTAGAATTTAAAATTCCTGCCTGTGGCAGGTGTTTTCGGATTTCGAGATTCGGATTCCATATTTTGTATTTAAAATTTTTTAACTTATTTATCTGCAGAATCCCCGTTCTGATGTTTCAATAGCTTTCGCAAATTTTATAATCTCTTCAGAATCTCCGCATTCGGTTTTGATTTTATCAATAATTTTCCGCAGGTTCTGTGTAAGCTTTACGATTCTAACGGCTTTCTTCAGATGGGATATCACTTCGGGTTCCTTTCCCCGTCTTTTCAGACCTATTGCGTTAACTCCGTAAAGTTTGGCGGGATGCCCGTCGGCCATACAAAACGGGAGCACATCCTGAACAACTTTTGAGCACCCTCCGATTATAGAACTTTCTCCGATTACACAGAATTGATGTATGGCTACAATACCGCCTATAATCGAAAAATCCTGTATTGTTACATGTCCGGCGATAGCCGCGTTATTCGCAATGACTACATTGTTCCCTATAACCGAATCGTGGCCGATGTGGGAATACGCCATTATAAGGCAGTTAGACCCCAGTGTGG includes these proteins:
- the lpxB gene encoding lipid-A-disaccharide synthase; its protein translation is MGNKYFIVAGEHSGDLHASNLVRQIREKDPSAVFAGAGGPLMKKNGVTLHYDLTAVSVIGFVEVLKHLGYFRKVFSSIAGIIHADKPDLVILVDYPGFNMRLAKIVKKMGIKVLYYISPQVWAWKRNRVIKMAEIADKLMVIFPFEKKYYEKTSLDVEFVGHPLVDVLETRMKKEDFFDALGFRPDRKLIGILPGSRENEIKKLLPAILKAALILCEKTGIKQYVIGCASKELEPIIRGETEKIPLEIKISMDLAFDIMKHSDFIIASSGTATLQTGFFGTPMVIVYKVSWFTYFLGKKLIKIPYIGLANVVSGERVVPELIQNDVTPVKIAKQVSDIMDDKSRYMEIKRKLERIKKLLGDPGASGRAAEIAVNMASR
- a CDS encoding Gfo/Idh/MocA family oxidoreductase, which encodes MSDKKIRAGVIGVGHLGQHHARIYAGLEDVELTGIADTSKKKGFEIARKYRCKAYRDYRKLLGEVDVLSIAVPTTLHYRVAKEVLEYGKDILIEKPITSEVSQARDLLERAAKKGCIIQVGHIERFNPVIMSFQKILTEPKFIEAHRLCKYNPRGTDVSAVLDLMIHDIDIILNMVPGPIDRIEAVGVGVIHKTADIANARIKFENGCIANLTTSRVSPRNLRKIRIFQPNTYISLDYEKQQGVLYQKKMFRIAKKEIPFERVEPLKAELESFINCVKHRINPVVSGEHGAKALEVAVQIADQIEKGQYGK
- the lpxI gene encoding UDP-2,3-diacylglucosamine diphosphatase LpxI (LpxI, functionally equivalent to LpxH, replaces it in LPS biosynthesis in a minority of bacteria.); protein product: MVKEKIGLIAGNNTFPVQFAKAARAEGVKKIVAVGFYGETMKELSKYVDEFHWLKVGQFSKLIKIFKKSGVKSAVMVGQINPRIVLRNFIGLDFRLIRLIFRLKDRRADTVLKSIADEMEREGITLEDSTVFIKELIAPEGLITGRPLSRAQKMDINFGIRMAKGISGLDIGQTVVVKNKSVVAVEAMDGTDETIKRSGKIAGSGTVVVKVAKPQQDMRFDVPVIGLETVKNAISAGVHVIALEAGKTVFFDKEKVIEMAEKNNIKIMGVDSRKAL
- the lpxA gene encoding acyl-ACP--UDP-N-acetylglucosamine O-acyltransferase, whose translation is MKKIHNTAIVSHKAELGDDVEVGPFCIIGDDAVIGAGTRLISSVNIDGITKIGKSCVMLPGVCVGLGNQDLKYKGEKTEILIGDNTTVREYATINSASSRDYKTTLGSNCLIMAYSHIGHDSVIGNNVVIANNAAIAGHVTIQDFSIIGGIVAIHQFCVIGESSIIGGCSKVVQDVLPFCMADGHPAKLYGVNAIGLKRRGKEPEVISHLKKAVRIVKLTQNLRKIIDKIKTECGDSEEIIKFAKAIETSERGFCR